In the Quercus lobata isolate SW786 chromosome 5, ValleyOak3.0 Primary Assembly, whole genome shotgun sequence genome, one interval contains:
- the LOC115991802 gene encoding uncharacterized protein LOC115991802 isoform X1: MGGYTMGGYTAQGYTMGGYTLPSQDHVANTSETLYREETHLEEEDEDEDHVANDGENVEVVDEYEERIEQGDFENDVDEHEVVPNFEEENMEDHDEGDANDDIGVQHNRNTTTGYRPPAESFYSNTWEDMVDPSRLQIPFVSTWEDGMHFSKGLTFANKDAVKHALIIYAANDNRNFIIRRSTKTKLCAACVDDNCKWYVGAYMKTKFSGMWMVTSYVGPHTCIPFGLKRDGRMMDSHFVASEIVGRLQKNHTTRIDDLWEIIRTKYNHELSYYKVWDAKQKAIAKIFGDWEESYQKLRKLLLAYLDEDSGTQGIDGKAL, from the coding sequence ATGGGAGGGTATACGATGGGAGGGTATACTGCACAAGGGTATACGATGGGAGGTTATACGCTCCCATCTCAAGATCATGTTGCTAATACTAGTGAAACCCTCTATCGTGAAGAGACACATTTAGAggaggaagacgaagacgaagatcaTGTTGCGAATGATGGTGAAAATGTTGAGGTTGTGGATGAGTACGAAGAGAGGATTGAGCAAGGCGACTTTGAGAACGATGTGGATGAACATGAAGTCGTTCCcaattttgaagaggaaaatatggagGACCATGATGAAGGTGATGCAAATGATGATATTGGTGTCCAGCATAATAGAAATACGACCACTGGCTACAGACCTCCTGCTGAGTCATTCTACTCAAATACTTGGGAAGatatggttgatccttcacGTCTTCAGATACCATTTGTCTCTACTTGGGAAGATGGGATGCATTTTTCtaaagggttgacttttgcaaataaagATGCGGTGAAACATGCATTGATAATATACGCAGCAAatgataatagaaattttataatcCGGAGGTCGACCAAAACGAAATTGTGCGCCGCATGTGTTGATGACAACTGCAAGTGGTATGTTGGGGCATACATGAAGACTAAATTCAGTGGTATGTGGATGGTTACGTCTTATGTGGGTCCACACACTTGTATACCCTTTGGCCTAAAAAGAgatggtagaatgatggatTCGCATTTTGTTGCATCAGAAATTGTGGGGAGATTGCAAAAAAATCACACTACACGTATTGATGACCTATGGGAGATCATACGTACTAAGTATAATCATgagctttcttactataaagtatgggacgcaaaacaaaaggcaattgctAAGATATTTGGGGATTGGGAGGAGTCTTACCAAAAGTTGCGAAAGTTGTTGTTGGCATACTTGGATGAGGACTCAGGTACCCA
- the LOC115991802 gene encoding uncharacterized protein LOC115991802 isoform X2, with protein MGGYTMGGYTAQGYTMGGYTLPSQDHVANTSETLYREETHLEEEDEDEDHVANDGENVEVVDEYEERIEQGDFENDVDEHEVVPNFEEENMEDHDEGDANDDIGVQHNRNTTTGYRPPAESFYSNTWEDMVDPSRLQIPFVSTWEDGMHFSKGLTFANKDAVKHALIIYAANDNRNFIIRRSTKTKLCAACVDDNCKWYVGAYMKTKFSGMWMVTSYVGPHTCIPFGLKRDGRMMDSHFVASEIVGRLQKNHTTRIDDLWEIIRTKYNHELSYYKVWDAKQKAIAKIFGDWEESYQKLRKLLLAYLDEDSD; from the coding sequence ATGGGAGGGTATACGATGGGAGGGTATACTGCACAAGGGTATACGATGGGAGGTTATACGCTCCCATCTCAAGATCATGTTGCTAATACTAGTGAAACCCTCTATCGTGAAGAGACACATTTAGAggaggaagacgaagacgaagatcaTGTTGCGAATGATGGTGAAAATGTTGAGGTTGTGGATGAGTACGAAGAGAGGATTGAGCAAGGCGACTTTGAGAACGATGTGGATGAACATGAAGTCGTTCCcaattttgaagaggaaaatatggagGACCATGATGAAGGTGATGCAAATGATGATATTGGTGTCCAGCATAATAGAAATACGACCACTGGCTACAGACCTCCTGCTGAGTCATTCTACTCAAATACTTGGGAAGatatggttgatccttcacGTCTTCAGATACCATTTGTCTCTACTTGGGAAGATGGGATGCATTTTTCtaaagggttgacttttgcaaataaagATGCGGTGAAACATGCATTGATAATATACGCAGCAAatgataatagaaattttataatcCGGAGGTCGACCAAAACGAAATTGTGCGCCGCATGTGTTGATGACAACTGCAAGTGGTATGTTGGGGCATACATGAAGACTAAATTCAGTGGTATGTGGATGGTTACGTCTTATGTGGGTCCACACACTTGTATACCCTTTGGCCTAAAAAGAgatggtagaatgatggatTCGCATTTTGTTGCATCAGAAATTGTGGGGAGATTGCAAAAAAATCACACTACACGTATTGATGACCTATGGGAGATCATACGTACTAAGTATAATCATgagctttcttactataaagtatgggacgcaaaacaaaaggcaattgctAAGATATTTGGGGATTGGGAGGAGTCTTACCAAAAGTTGCGAAAGTTGTTGTTGGCATACTTGGATGAGGACTCAG